In Phormidium yuhuli AB48, one genomic interval encodes:
- a CDS encoding 2Fe-2S iron-sulfur cluster-binding protein, with protein MANIKFVNEELEIVAADGANLRIKALENKVDVYKTWGKLTNCGGYGQCGTCIVDVIEGMENLSPPTETEKRKLRKKPDSYRLACQVQVNGEVSIKTKP; from the coding sequence ATGGCTAATATTAAGTTTGTTAACGAGGAGTTGGAAATTGTCGCCGCCGATGGTGCAAATCTACGGATTAAAGCCCTTGAAAATAAAGTTGATGTCTACAAAACCTGGGGCAAGCTGACGAACTGTGGGGGTTACGGACAATGTGGAACCTGCATTGTTGACGTGATTGAGGGCATGGAGAACCTATCGCCACCAACGGAAACAGAAAAGCGGAAGTTACGCAAGAAACCCGACAGCTATCGTTTAGCCTGTCAAGTTCAGGTCAATGGCGAGGTGAGCATTAAAACCAAGCCATGA
- the psbM gene encoding photosystem II reaction center protein PsbM, translating into MEVNDLGFVASLLFVLVPTVFLLILYIQTQSRES; encoded by the coding sequence ATGGAAGTTAATGATCTTGGTTTTGTAGCGAGTCTTTTATTTGTGCTCGTGCCCACGGTTTTCTTGTTAATTCTGTATATCCAGACCCAAAGCCGGGAGAGCTAG
- a CDS encoding universal stress protein, with product MIERILVAVAGRGLCEEMLNQLLEIPEIQRAEITVLHVVPPQVSADLVSEKLEEGGRVLAQAVQSLKVDPSKINPRLKQGDPKTIVCDVAKEENADLIIMGSRGLGRLVSILENSVSQYVFQLADRPMLLVKDEVYVKRLKRVMVALDASESAQESLDLTLSWVKDLKDAKLILTHVNPPDKNVAPDNDPVLNAAREKAKRLGLQTQSLIASGKAGPEICRLAEDNNVDLLVLGSPDRRPNIAKALPDLDRLLGQSLSDYVRVYANCPVLLAR from the coding sequence ATGATTGAAAGAATTCTTGTTGCCGTCGCCGGACGGGGGTTGTGCGAAGAGATGCTGAACCAACTCCTGGAGATTCCGGAGATTCAGCGAGCTGAAATCACGGTTCTCCACGTAGTTCCCCCCCAAGTCTCCGCCGATTTAGTCTCTGAAAAACTAGAGGAGGGGGGACGAGTCCTCGCTCAGGCCGTCCAATCCCTGAAAGTCGATCCCAGTAAAATCAACCCACGACTGAAACAAGGAGACCCAAAAACCATCGTCTGTGACGTGGCCAAAGAAGAAAACGCCGATTTGATCATCATGGGATCTCGGGGTTTGGGCCGTCTGGTCTCAATTCTGGAGAATTCCGTCAGTCAGTATGTGTTCCAACTGGCCGACCGCCCCATGTTATTGGTCAAAGATGAGGTCTATGTCAAACGGCTCAAACGAGTCATGGTGGCCCTGGATGCCTCCGAGTCCGCCCAAGAGTCCCTAGACTTGACTCTGTCTTGGGTTAAGGATCTCAAAGACGCCAAACTGATTCTCACCCATGTGAATCCTCCAGATAAGAACGTGGCCCCCGACAATGACCCAGTCTTAAACGCGGCCCGTGAGAAAGCTAAACGCCTGGGTTTGCAAACCCAAAGCCTCATCGCCTCAGGGAAAGCCGGTCCCGAGATTTGCCGCCTCGCGGAAGATAACAATGTTGATTTGTTGGTCTTGGGGTCTCCAGACCGTCGCCCCAACATTGCCAAAGCCTTACCTGACTTAGATCGCCTCCTGGGTCAATCTCTCTCGGACTATGTTCGCGTCTACGCCAACTGTCCCGTTTTGTTGGCCCGTTAG
- a CDS encoding acyl-CoA thioesterase — MRDSEHLPTGAIQNRSVVGDGLWFEYPVRAHPHHTDYGGVVWHGQYIAWMEEARVECLRSIGIDYEDLVALGCELLVVELSTRYHRAMRLGETAIVRTSMEPGAGVRLNWDYQIVPMEGGEPFLSARITLVTVDREKGKIMRRLPPVLHEVFAKLAQTSS; from the coding sequence ATGCGCGATTCAGAACATCTCCCCACGGGAGCAATCCAAAACCGCTCGGTCGTTGGCGATGGCTTATGGTTCGAGTATCCAGTCCGGGCCCATCCTCACCATACGGATTATGGGGGGGTGGTCTGGCATGGACAGTATATTGCCTGGATGGAAGAGGCCCGCGTGGAATGTCTGCGATCGATTGGGATTGATTACGAGGATTTAGTAGCTCTCGGGTGTGAGTTGTTGGTGGTGGAGTTGTCCACGCGCTATCACCGGGCTATGCGCCTTGGGGAAACGGCGATTGTCCGCACGTCCATGGAGCCGGGGGCCGGTGTCCGCCTCAATTGGGACTATCAGATTGTGCCGATGGAAGGGGGAGAGCCGTTTCTCAGTGCCCGCATTACCTTGGTGACGGTTGATCGCGAGAAGGGCAAAATTATGCGTCGTCTCCCCCCGGTTTTGCATGAGGTCTTCGCTAAATTGGCGCAAACTTCGTCTTAG
- the rdgB gene encoding RdgB/HAM1 family non-canonical purine NTP pyrophosphatase → MTILIVATGNPGKLKEIQEYLEETNWELQLKPQDLEIEETGTTFAENARLKAVTVAQVTGQWAIADDSGLAVDALNGRPGIHSARYGSSDGDRIQRLLRELGDRDDRQAQFICAIAIANPQGAIALDVQGCCPGEILKAPRGNGGFGYDPIFWVEQQQQTFAEMAPETKKACSHRGLAFQHLLPKLAQLQS, encoded by the coding sequence ATGACGATTCTCATTGTTGCCACGGGGAATCCCGGTAAACTCAAGGAAATACAGGAGTATCTGGAGGAGACGAACTGGGAACTTCAGTTAAAACCCCAAGACCTTGAGATTGAGGAAACCGGGACAACCTTTGCTGAAAATGCTCGCCTCAAAGCTGTGACGGTGGCTCAAGTGACCGGACAGTGGGCGATCGCCGATGATTCGGGTCTAGCGGTCGATGCCCTCAACGGTCGTCCGGGTATCCACTCAGCCCGCTATGGGAGCAGCGATGGCGATCGCATCCAACGCCTGTTACGGGAACTGGGGGACCGAGACGATCGCCAGGCCCAGTTTATCTGTGCCATCGCGATCGCCAATCCTCAGGGGGCGATCGCCCTAGACGTCCAAGGCTGTTGTCCCGGAGAAATCCTCAAGGCCCCGAGAGGCAACGGAGGATTCGGCTACGATCCCATCTTCTGGGTTGAACAGCAGCAGCAAACCTTTGCCGAGATGGCCCCCGAAACCAAAAAAGCCTGTAGTCATCGGGGATTAGCCTTTCAGCACCTGCTGCCCAAACTCGCACAACTCCAAAGCTAA